Within the Nerophis ophidion isolate RoL-2023_Sa linkage group LG01, RoL_Noph_v1.0, whole genome shotgun sequence genome, the region aatagtgtgagagtccagtccagagtggatctaacataatagtgagagtccagtccatggtggatctaacataatagtgtgagagtccagtccatagtggatctaacataatagtgtgagagtccagtccagagtggatctaacataatagtgagagtccagtccatagtggatctaacataatagtgagagtccagtccatagtggatctaacataataatgagagtccagtccatagtggatctaacataatagtgagagtccagtccatagtggatctaacataatagtgtgagagtccagtccatagtggatctaacataatagtgtgagagtccagtccatagtggatctaacataatagtgtgagtccagtccatagtggatctaacataatagtgtgagagtccagtccatagtggatctaacataatagtgagagtccagtccatagtggatccaacataatagcgtgagtccagtccatagtggatctaacataatagtgagagtccagtccatagtggatctaacataatagtgagagtccagtccatggtggatctaacataatagtgtgagagtccagtccatagtggatctaacataatagtgtgagagtccagtccagagtggatctaacataatagtgagagtccagtccatagtggatctaacataatagtgagagtccagtccatagtggatctaacataataatgagagtccagtccatagtggatctaacataatagtgagagtccagtccatagtggatctaacataatagtgtgagagtccagtccatagtggatctaacataatagtgtgagagtccagtccatagtggatctaacataatagtgtgagtccagtccatagtggatctaacataatagtgtgagagtccagtccatagtggatctaacataatagtgagagtccagtccatagtggatccaacataatagtgtgagtccagtccatagtggatctaacataatagtgagagtccagtccatagtggatccaacataatagtgagagtccagtccatagtggatctaacataatagtgtgagagtccagtccgtagtggatctaacataatagtgagagtccagtccatagtggatctaacataatagtgtgagagtccagtccatagtggatctaacataatagtgagagtccagtccatagtggatctaacataatagtgagagtccagtccttagtggatctaacataatagtgagagtccagtccatagtggatccaacataatagtgtaagagtctcaTTACCAGAGTAAATAATAGTTTAATTGTAAACAAAAGGTACATAGGTGTTCCCACTTattatacctaatattttttGGTATATTTGTAAAATACCTAGAAATTATcattaaaatttatttttgttgggaaaatgttacataaataaaatgAAGTTATTCCTAGATTTCACTGCTAATACAAATTTCAAACAGATGACAATAGTTCGTAAAATGAACAACAATTATCCTCTGAAAATACTCCCAAGTACAGAGGTTCTCCTTTCCGAACTCTTTCTATACAGCTCCTGAACTTCTTGAGCTTttggtaagcggtagaaaattgatgaatggatggatggattacgttACAAACTATCAAACTCTAAAATTAGGCAATTATTATACTTTTATCCCTTTCAGGTCAAATCTAAACTCATGTTTATTCTCTTTGTGTCAAAATAAATGCAAATCTGAACTAATAATTGAAACGTCCCACTCCTCCAAAagctaaaaaaagaagaagaaaaaaagtccataaaaaatagtaattggCCGAACTTGTGACAACCCTTCAAtcaaactgattgattgattgattgaaacttgtattagtagattgcacagtaccgatttttttaattttattttaatcttctattttcttCTCCCATTACCCTcctcccttgtttacctgtatctcaccttttttgtaaggggcgccggaagccggcagacccgtcagcgatcctgttctgtctccctgtaataattgatcctgttctgtctccctgtaataattgatcctgttctgtctccctttaatatttgtctgatcttgaatgggattgtgctgaaaattttaattttcctgaaggaatgaataaagtactatctaatctaatccaatattccgtacagttgaccactaaatggtaacaccccaataagtttttcaacttgtttaagtcggggtccacgttaatcaattcatggtaagataatcatctttaaaggggaacattatcagcagacctatgtaagcgtcaatatataccttgatggtgcagaaaaaagaccatctatttttttaaccgatttccgaactctaaatgggtgaattttggcaaattaatcgcctttctgtttatcgcgctggaggcgatgacgtcagaatgtgacgtcgccgaggtaacacacccaccattttcattttcaacacattacaaacaccgggtctcagctctgttattttccgtttttttgactattttttggaaccttggagacatcatgcctcgtcggtgtgttgtcggagggtgtaacaacactaacagggagggattcaagttgcaccactggcaagaaatctgccgccagacccccattgaatgtgccagagtgtcttcacatttgaccggcgatgctaagacagacatggcacagagatgtatggataacctgcagatgcatttgcaacgatagtcaacgaaatcacaaaggcgagttttgttgatgttgactgccagctaatcgatgctaacatgctacgctaatcgatgctaacatgctatttaccggcggtgctaaagcagacatggtacagagatgtatggataacctgcagatgcatttgcaactatgttacgtttccttccacccacatttaatgcgaaacaaacacttaccaatcgacggatttaagttgctccagtgtcaaaagatgcgaaagtcctgatcgtttggtccgcacattttaccggcgatgctaacgcagctattcggccatgctatggctatgaatagcgtcaatagctattcgctcaatagcttcagtttcttcttcaatactttcatactccaaccatctgtttcaatacatgcgtaatctgttgaatcgcttaagccgctgaaatccgagtttgaatccgagctaatgtcgctatatcttgctgtggtattcccattgtttgtttacattggcagcactgtgtgacgtcacagggaaatggccagtgtcttcgcagagagccgaaaataaggcactttaaagctttatttggggatattccgagaccggtaaaattttgaaaaaaacttcaaaaaatacaacaagccactgggaactgatttttattgtttttaacccttttgaaattgtgataatgttcccctgtaaGATAAGAGTTGGGGGAAAAAAGAAGAGCTTCAAAAAAGTCACAATGAAAATcattttattgcaaaaaaaatgtgtgcgaCAACAGAAAGAATCCAATATTATGTGACATATAAATAGTTCAATAATTTGTGACGTATTTAAGCTTCCTGCTCTGTCAGGGTGTCAGCAGCTATTTTATTGTAAATTTGTCTGGATAGGAAGGAGGCCAGATGACTTGAGAATGAAGCCAACTTCTATTTGCATCCACACAAATAGTTGTATAGCATACAGACTGGAGTGCAACATAAACTAAACTACTCCGACACTTCCTCAAAAAACCCTGGTCTGATTGTAACTCTGCAGCTGCTCTCTTTATCCCAAATAATTGCATGTTTATTTCTACCCtgtgtgttttcttttgtgtttaaTCAAGGTGCTTTTTTTGCAAAACCTTTTATCGCAGACCGAACAATTAAACGGTTTCTCTCccgtgtgtattttcatgtgttcagtcaaattgGCTTTTTGTAAAAAGCCTTTGCCGCAATCCGAACActtaaatggtttttctccttTGTGTATTTTCGCGTGTTCAGTCAAATTGCCCTTTTTCGTGAAGTTTTTACCGCACTCTGTACAATTGaacggtttttctcctgtgtgtgttttcatgtgtttagTCAAATTGCTCTTCAGAGAGAAAGTTTTCCCACAAATTGAACAATTAAAGGTTTTTTCCcctgtgtgtgttgtcatgtgttcaGATAAATGGTtcttttgagaaaagcttttggcacaaactgaacaattaaatggtttttctcctgtgtgcgttctcaaGTGCACAGACAAATTGCCCTTTTTCGAAAAACTTTTAGCACAAACAGAGCAGCTGAAACTAATTTCACCTCTTATCTTTTTAGAGCATTCAGAGTGTATGtggtcagtgtgagtcctcatatcaccttcacagtctgtatcgcccCTCAACGATACTCCAACCTCGTCTTCAgtctcactatctgatagtggcgCTAATAGGTCGCCTggttgtggtttctcttcatcatcttcagtcttcacagagacaagaGTCCGTGGCAACTTGGTGAGACCAGCTTCCTGCGGTCCTGGAAgccactctccctcctgagtgatccagAGTTTCTCCGGTTCTTCTTTTTTAATGTGGCGGGGCCAAGGACGCAAAACAGAGCACTCGCCCTGTGGCTGAGATGGAAGTTCTTCTAAATGACCACtctgtggtttctcttcatcaacttcagtcttcacagagacaacagtcggTGGCAACTTGGTGGgatcagcttcctctcgtcctagaagacaGTCTCCTTCCCGAGTGATCCACAGTTTCTCCGCTTCCTCTTTAAAGTGAGGGGGCTGTGTCTCATCTTCTTCCTCTTTGATACgtgggggctgtggatcctcctcctTCAATATGAAACTCACCAATTGCGACTGAAGGGGAAGTTCTTCTGGATGACTAATCAGCTGTTGGACGTCTGCGAGACACAAATAACACAATCAAACTGCAGCTCAGACATGATCCATGAGATGTTTCTCCTTGAACTCACTAGTCTATTCACTTTCTtccatgtactgtatgtgtgtgtgtgtgtgtgtgtgtgtgtgtagtgtttcatggACATTTACCCTAGGGCCCAATTCTCCCATGTGGTTAAATGGTCTATTTACAACATTTACTGTACACAGATGGCTAGAGGGCGCTAAcattccaatgtattttacataGATTATCCCGCTCTCTTACAGCTTCTTGGACGTAATGACTTATTGATTTCTgaaatgtcaaaattatgagggacaaacggtagaaatggatggattattgatctgcttgttcatttactgttaatatctgcttaaaggggaacattatcagcagacctatgtaagcgtcaatatataccttgatggtgcagaaaaaagaccatatattttttttaaccgatttccgaactctaaatgggtgaattttggcaaattaaacaccttccTGTTTATCGCtatggaagcgatgacgtcagaatgtgacgtcgccgaggtaacacacccaccattttcattttcaacacattacaaacaccgggtctcagctctgttattttccatttttttgactattttttggaaccttggagacatcatgcctcgacggtgtgttgtcggagggtgtaacaacactaacagggagggattcaagttgcaccactggccccaagatgccaaagtgtctgccgccagacccccattgaatgtgccaaagtgtctccacatttgaccggcgatgctaagacagacatggcacagagatgtatggataacctgcagatgcatttgcaacgataaagtcaacgaaatcacaaaggtgacttttgttgatgttgactgccagctaatcgatgttaacaatctacgctaatcgatgctaacatgctatttaccggcggtgctaaagcagacatggcacagagatgtatggataacctgcagatgcatttgcaactatattacgtttccttccacccacatttaatgcgaaacaaacacttaccaatcgacggatttaagttgctccagtgtcaaaagatgcgaaagtcctgatcgtttggtccgcacattttaccggcgatgctaacgcagctattcggccatgctatggctatgaatagcgtcaatagctattcgctcaatagcttcagtttcttcttcaatactttcatactccaaccatctgtttcaatacatgcgtaatctgttgaatcgcttaagtcgctgaaatccgagtttgaatccgagctaatgtcgctatatcttgctgtggtattcccattgtttgtttacattggcagcactgtgtgacgtcacagggaaatggccagtgtcttcgcagagagcgaaaataaggcactttaaagctttatttagggttattccgagactggtaaaattttgaaaaaaacttccaaaaatacaacaagccactgggaactgatttttattgtttttaacccttttgaaattgtgataatgttcccctttaatttctgATTtgaaatgttctatctacacttctgttaaaatgtaataatcacttattcttttgttttttgatactttacataaaaATTTTAATGATACTACAAATCTGGGTATGGATCcaacaccaagtagttacaggatcataggaAATACGAGGCCAGGCACGGATTTCctaagtttataaaaaaaaaaaaagattttgtcatAATAAAGAATATTGATGTTATCATTAAAGTAATGACCATAAatagctcttgtacttggtatagTTACAGTAGATatttgtgtatgtaaatatatatatatacatgtcagaataattgtatataagttaccACACAACTTGTTTTACAACTTGTTCAGGCTGccctgcgagaagacaaaagctgtctttgtccTTTTCAAGCAAAATTCCACTGTGTGCGATGGGATGCGgcgtggaggtgtcggtttctttgatctattggtcagccacaggaagaccttgtcatgacccgagatctacaaagagcATACCTGACACCGCTCCAGGCACCTTTACTTCAAACTGTTTATGACCGAGTGCggcagctgtttatgacccccacTCCCCTAAAAAAAAGCTGCAGCCATGTAATCAGGAAATACCCAAATAGACGAGGAGGCGTGGAGCTCCCTCCTAAGAGCGTTGGACGACACTGCACGAGGGTGCAGGTCGACGCCCTCTAaccatgagctaaattgaatcctgtctctgtctgattccttgcttcttgtcttagTCTAATAggtgtcatcggtgtttgaacctgacaatatatatatatccttgtgTTTACTTTCAGGATTGCTAGCTCGCTGTTAGCGTTGAGCTattgtgaggtgaattatataagtgaagtgaattatatagcgcttttctctagtgactcaaagcgctttacatagtgaaacccaatatctaaattacatttaaaccagtgtgggtggcactgggagcacgtgggtaaagtgtcttgcccaaggacacaacagcagtgactaggatggcagaagcgggaatcgaacctgcaaccctcaagttactggcacggccactctaccaaccgagctatacatcctcctacgatgtgtagtgaagcatgtttagctgcaTGGATGATATTTGTAGGAAATATaggtgatttagaagtagttaaaaccctgtggggggacgttagccgctagctcgctGAGTTTTTAAAGGCACCGCTAGCAGAGCTTCACCGTTATCGTTTAGAAACGCTCTTTTTCAGGGATTGATGATTTACGTTGTTGGAAACGTCAAAACGCTCACCTTCGTCTTTGATTTTTATCTTCATCTCCGTTGGTGATTTGCTGGAAGttctttcactttctctttgacatgacgtcacCATCTTAGCATAtagtagtcgtccatcttctatcacgtccTCAATCTTCACTTCAGAAGACATTCTGTCGCTCCAAACTCAACTTCCGTTTCGTTGGATAAGGAAAAGAGAAATATGTGAGGTATTTGTGACTAAATTCGCTGTTAGAACGTAAATGTAAAACCACTCAGTCCGCCATCTTGGTCTGAGCTGTTGATCTCTTTACGCATGCGCCAAACGTCAGCCACTTCCGTTTCCTATTTTAAGGCAATTGATTTTCAgaaatatattaaataaaacaaaaacagttcTCGAAATTAGCTGACGGTGATCTCAaagagtaaataaaataaaataaaataaaaaaacacgttaaaaaaatgaaaacaacgtTACTATCTTAGCGTAGGTGTACAATTTGTCCACCAGAGGGCGTGGCCTTCTGGAGGAACTCCTTCCCTAATTTTAATTTTGAGAGATTTCTGACTTTTTCACACGTCAAACTCACTCACACATTCTACTTTTGAAACTCACTTCATCCAAATTCCAACCAGGATGTTTCTCAGAATGCTCCTTTGATCATCTTCAAACATGGTCGATTTAGCATTTATTTTGTTTCATCCTTATATACACTTATGTTCATCGTAACGAGGTTACGTTCCATTTTTACAATCTATCTTTGTCATAAAGACTTGGAGAAAATTGTTATGTCTACTAGGAAAATTCTATATTCACGAACCCAGAGTGCAaaccaaatgttttgttttattttggggtaaaaaaacaacaacaacaggctGTGAATGAATCTCACTTTCTAACACAATGACTAATTATTTTAGATGGatgtgctctctctctctctctcgctttaCCCAACTGCTCGAGACAGACGGCCACCCCACAGAGTCCAGGTTCTGTCCAAGGTTTCTTCCCACAGGGGAGTTTCTCCTCTGTTGCCAAGTTGTTGTTGGTTCAGCTGACTCCTTCCTTCTTTCTCTCGTTGGAAGGCTGTTTACGGAACAAGCTTCTTTCCCCACTTCTTGTGGGCGATTGATCACCTGAACACATTTAGTGTGTTCCGAATGAAATTGCTTGATGTTGTTCTCAACCAATCAAAGTTGTGTGGCTGCTGGTCTTAGCATCTTTCCAACTCATGAAGGATTCTGGTATCACACACACAAcacctcctgctggccccactttggactggaccatcactattatgtttgatccactatggactggactctcactattatgttagattcactatggactggactctcactattatgttagatccactatggactggactctcactattacgttagatccactatggactggactctcaatgttatgttagatccactatggactggactcccacactattatgttagatccactatggactggactctcactattatgttagatccactatggactggactctcactattatgttagatccactatggactggactctcactattatgttagatccactatggactggactctcactattatgttagctccactatggactggactctcactattatgttagatccactatggactggactctcactattatgttagctccactatggactggactctcactattatgttagatccactatggactggactctcactattatgttagatccactatggactggactctcactattatgttagatccactatggactggactctcactattatgttagatccactatggactggactctcacactattatgttagatccactatggactggactgtcattatactgttagatccactatggactggactctcactattatgttagatccactatggactagactctcactattatgttagatccactatggactggactctcacactattatgttagatccactatggactggactctcactattatgttagatccactacggactggactctcactattatgttagatccactatgggctggactctcactattatgttagatccactatggactggactctcacactattatgttagatccactatggactggactctcactattatgttagatccactatggactggactctcacactattatgttagatccactatggactggactctcactattatgttagatccactatggactggactctcacactattatgttagatccactatggactggactctcactattatgttagatccactatggactggactcacactattatgttagatccactatggactggactctcacactattatgttagatccactatggactggactctcactattatgttagatccactatggactggactctcactattatgttagatccactatggactggactcacactattatgttagatccactatggactggaccctcacactattatgttagatccactatggactggactctcacactattatgttagatccactatggactggactctcacactattatgttcgacccactatggactggactctcacaatattattctaGATTTAAACTGAGCACCTAAAtagtttttctcctgtgtgtgttctcctgAGCCATTTCGTCGACTCCTACCAAACTGCTTtgtgatacttttcaaaataaaggcgaCCACAAAATATcatcattattggcttcattttaacagacAATCTTACGACACATTAGAAATGTCTTACTGCATTTACATTTTATGAGATTAGAATACAaattcaatcaaagtttacttacctgtctatagccctgaatcacaaatgtctcaaagggctgcacaaaccaaatgAAAAGGCATTAAACACACCGGCCTTATTGCACCAAAAGAACAATTGACAAGCGCCCGTGTTACATATAGAGTGACATAATTGAGGATTAGGTTAGAATAGAGATGTTTATTGACAATATTTTAAAAGATTCAGGATTTATGTTTGCCACTCTTGGTCTGTGCTTTCGGAAAAAATAAAAAGTCATTAGTAAATACTAAAGACAAGTCCACGGCTAAAAGCACACAGATAAAGCATGTTGGAGGTGAAACACACATTGTctaagataaaacacaaattgtaggaatGTGGGACCAAATTCTGTCATTTCACTTGCTTTAGTTTACGCCAATAATTGGCTCGACGTATCTAATTGTGCACAACAGTTGACGACATTATCCGTCACTCTTTGCTCTTCAGCAGGTCTGATTGTTTGTTTTTGGAATGTTTACCTGGGTTTGAAGTTAAGGTGGCAATATTGTATTGCCTCCTTTGGCGAGGCAGGTCTTAAAGCAGCAGCTTCCGTGTTTAAAGCGTCAGTTTTAGCCTTCAATTTGAAggggtgtttatttatttatttatttaatttttggccATGAAAAAGGGGGgctttttgggttggtgcactaattgtaagtgtatcttgtgttttttaaattattaaaaaaatattaaaacatttctgcggcccggtacctatcgagccgcggcccggtggttggggaccactcctCTAACACCcagtaaaatttacatttttgggGGTCATTCTTCCTCTCCACACAGTTTCTGCTTGTATGcgctttgtgtgtgcgttttgacacagtCAACAACATGCACCTTGTCTCTGGACTTCACAGCCCCACGGCAGCATTCAGGTGGAGGGAAAAAAGGTACAggtattttcaaattttttttaaagactgcATGGTATCGTTATTCGTTCAATAGTACTTTATTCGTACCGCTACACCATGCAAGTCTTTCAGAGAGAACTGgaagtttttttttctgtctcattaTGTGGTGAGTCAATTTTCTTTTTATCACAAACTGAAAAATagttttttcatattttcatcCTGTATGTGTCCTATTGTGTTTGGTCAGGTTGcttttttgagaaaagcttttgccacacactgaacaattaaatggtgtCACTCTCGTATGCGTCGTCATGTGTTCAGTCATGTGGTGCTTGAGTGAAAATCTTTtatcacaaactgaacaattaaaaggTTTCACTCCCGTGTGTACTTTCATGTGTTCAGTCAGATTGCTCTTTTGCGCAAAGCTCTTACCGCAACCAAAACAACTGaacggtttttctcctgtgtgtgttctgttgtgttgggTCAAATTAGTCCTTTGAGAGAAACTCTTATTACAAACTGAACatttgaaaggtttttctcccgtgtgcgttCTTAAGTGTTCTGTCAAACCTCTCTTGTTAGAAAatcttttaccacaaactgaacatttaaacattttttctccggtgtgtgttgtcatgtgttccGGTAAATGGctcttttgagaaaagcttttaccGCAAATTGAACAACTGAATGGTTTTTcccctgtgtgcgttctcatgtgttgagtaaaattgctCCTACGGGAAAAGCTTTTAGCACAAACTGAGCAGCTAAAACGGGTTTTACCGCTTACCTTTTTAGAGCTTTTAGCATGTTTGTTGTCAGagtgagtcctcatatcaccttcacagtctgtatcgctgctcaaagttacttcaacctcgtcttcagcctcactatctgatagtggagctaagaggttgtctacttgtggtttctcttcatcatcttcagtcttcacagagacaacagtcagtggcaacTTGGTGAGATCAACTTCCTGCGGCCcgagaagacactctccctcctgagtgatccagagttcctcctcttcttttTTAATGTGGGGGGAGCGTGGAACCTCCTGCTTCAAACTGGAGCTCCCACGCTGCGGCTGAAGGGGAATTCCTTCCGGATGACcaatcagctgctggacgtctgcggGACACAAACACACTTCAGCTCTGACATGATTAAGGTTGTTTCAAATTGGACAATTGCGGATTTGATTCCAATTCCTCGAATTGATTCCAGTTTTCAACAAGTCTCGACTCTTTCAAGTGGAGGAGTCaaaaattatttattcattttatggACTTTACATTTTCACATGGGGCTATTTTCAACCTGAATGAAAAAAATTCAAACCtttgcccttgattatttatacAACCCCTGTCAAAACATTATAGACACACCAAACTTGGGagaatgtttaaaggggaacattatcacaatttcaaaagggttaaaacaataaaaatcagttcccagtggcttgttgtaatttttgaagttgttttcaaaattttaccggtctcggaatatccctaaataaagctttaaagtgccttattttcgtctctctgcgaagacactggccatttccctgtgacgtcatacagtgctgccaatgtaaacaaacaatgggaataccacagcaagttatagcgacattagctcggattcaaactcggatttcagcgactcaacagattacgcatgtattgaaacagatggttggagtatgaaagtattgaagaagaaactgaagctattgagcgaatagctattgacgctattcatagccatagcatggccgaatagctgcgttagcatcgccggtaaaatgtgcgga harbors:
- the LOC133549389 gene encoding zinc finger protein 135-like; protein product: MSSEVKIEDVIEDGRLLYAKMVTSCQRESERTSSKSPTEMKIKIKDEDVQQLISHPEELPLQSQLVSFILKEEDPQPPRIKEEEDETQPPHFKEEAEKLWITREGDCLLGREEADPTKLPPTVVSVKTEVDEEKPQSGHLEELPSQPQGECSVLRPWPRHIKKEEPEKLWITQEGEWLPGPQEAGLTKLPRTLVSVKTEDDEEKPQPGDLLAPLSDSETEDEVGVSLRGDTDCEGDMRTHTDHIHSECSKKIRGEISFSCSVCAKSFSKKGNLSVHLRTHTGEKPFNCSVCAKSFSQKNHLSEHMTTHTGEKTFNCSICGKTFSLKSNLTKHMKTHTGEKPFNCTECGKNFTKKGNLTEHAKIHKGEKPFKCSDCGKGFLQKANLTEHMKIHTGEKPFNCSVCDKRFCKKSTLIKHKRKHTG
- the LOC133549344 gene encoding zinc finger protein 568-like isoform X1, encoding MATSCQRESERESSSKSPTEKKMKTADKGVQQLFGHPEELPPKSGGSSTLKQETPQPPHFKDEEEEVRITQEEESLLGLQEADPTKLPLTVVSVKTENDEEKPQPDNLKAPLSVRELPRDIKQLIGHPEAPPLQPQGGSCTLKQEDLQPPHFKEEELWVTEEGECLLEPKEIDVTKIPQTVVTVRTEHDDEEKPQPHDGVEVTLSSDTDHEDVQQLIGHPEGIPLQPQRGSSSLKQEVPRSPHIKKEEEELWITQEGECLLGPQEVDLTKLPLTVVSVKTEDDEEKPQVDNLLAPLSDSEAEDEVEVTLSSDTDCEGDMRTHSDNKHAKSSKKVSGKTRFSCSVCAKSFSRRSNFTQHMRTHTGEKPFSCSICGKSFSQKSHLPEHMTTHTGEKMFKCSVCGKRFSNKRGLTEHLRTHTGEKPFKCSVCNKSFSQRTNLTQHNRTHTGEKPFSCFGCGKSFAQKSNLTEHMKVHTGVKPFNCSVCDKRFSLKHHMTEHMTTHTRVTPFNCSVCGKSFSQKSNLTKHNRTHTG
- the LOC133549344 gene encoding zinc finger protein 568-like isoform X2, whose protein sequence is MRTEIAQRLDFGADQDGGLSGCGFPGVQQLFGHPEELPPKSGGSSTLKQETPQPPHFKDEEEEVRITQEEESLLGLQEADPTKLPLTVVSVKTENDEEKPQPDNLKAPLSVRELPRDIKQLIGHPEAPPLQPQGGSCTLKQEDLQPPHFKEEELWVTEEGECLLEPKEIDVTKIPQTVVTVRTEHDDEEKPQPHDGVEVTLSSDTDHEDVQQLIGHPEGIPLQPQRGSSSLKQEVPRSPHIKKEEEELWITQEGECLLGPQEVDLTKLPLTVVSVKTEDDEEKPQVDNLLAPLSDSEAEDEVEVTLSSDTDCEGDMRTHSDNKHAKSSKKVSGKTRFSCSVCAKSFSRRSNFTQHMRTHTGEKPFSCSICGKSFSQKSHLPEHMTTHTGEKMFKCSVCGKRFSNKRGLTEHLRTHTGEKPFKCSVCNKSFSQRTNLTQHNRTHTGEKPFSCFGCGKSFAQKSNLTEHMKVHTGVKPFNCSVCDKRFSLKHHMTEHMTTHTRVTPFNCSVCGKSFSQKSNLTKHNRTHTG
- the LOC133549344 gene encoding zinc finger protein 568-like isoform X3, with the protein product MATSCQRESERESSSKSPTEKKMKTADKGVQQLFGHPEELPPKSGGSSTLKQETPQPPHFKDEEEEVRITQEEESLLGLQEADPTKLPLTVVSVKTENDEEKPQPDNLKAPLSVRELPRDVQQLIGHPEGIPLQPQRGSSSLKQEVPRSPHIKKEEEELWITQEGECLLGPQEVDLTKLPLTVVSVKTEDDEEKPQVDNLLAPLSDSEAEDEVEVTLSSDTDCEGDMRTHSDNKHAKSSKKVSGKTRFSCSVCAKSFSRRSNFTQHMRTHTGEKPFSCSICGKSFSQKSHLPEHMTTHTGEKMFKCSVCGKRFSNKRGLTEHLRTHTGEKPFKCSVCNKSFSQRTNLTQHNRTHTGEKPFSCFGCGKSFAQKSNLTEHMKVHTGVKPFNCSVCDKRFSLKHHMTEHMTTHTRVTPFNCSVCGKSFSQKSNLTKHNRTHTG